AACCCTGTCGGCCTGAAAGCCATAGATCTTTTCCGTAGGCGTACAGGCTCGGAGAACCATAATTTATTTTATCATCGGGCTTATGGTACAATAAAGGAGATAAAAAGGCAAGGTCTTCCGTTCGGAATTACTAAAAATTCTTTTGAAACAAAAAAGAGGCGATGAAGATGGCGACACTGCGCATACCACCGAATATCCCCAAGCCGACGCTCCAGGAGATGCGGGAGTGCCCGATCATCAAGCAGTTTGACGACCTCGGCATCTGGTTCGGCATCAATCCGCCCTGTATCGACGCCAAGGAGATGGTGCTGCATCTATCCGACACCCCCTACACCATATATCCTTACCTGCGGCGGGCGCTGCACCGGCTGAGGCCGGCCTGGATCGTCCACACGGGTGATTTTGTGGACAACGTAAAGCTCGAGCAGCGTCCCGGGATGCTCGACCTGTATCAGAAAAGGGTGAAGGATTTTCTCTCCATCTTTGAAGAGGAGGATTACGGGGCGATCCTCGTCACAGGCAACCATGACCACGTCCCTACCCTGCTCGAGGAGCCGCACAGCGCCTCGGTTCAGGTCTGGACCGGCCCGGGACGCTTCTCGCTCGGACAGTTCAGCTTCAGCGCGGGGCACACCTACGAGGATGTGAGCGGCGAACCGGCACAGTACAATTTATACGGGCATAATCTCGAACATACCTCCGGCTGTACCGGGGAGGGGCGGATGTATCTCAACGGCCTGCAGTCGATGTACCTGATCCACATACACACCGGAGAGGTGACCTCCATCCCCTATCCGCCGGGAACGGACAGCGCGCGGCTCCAGCGCAAGCGCGTCTCATTATA
The window above is part of the Cloacibacillus evryensis DSM 19522 genome. Proteins encoded here:
- a CDS encoding metallophosphoesterase codes for the protein MKMATLRIPPNIPKPTLQEMRECPIIKQFDDLGIWFGINPPCIDAKEMVLHLSDTPYTIYPYLRRALHRLRPAWIVHTGDFVDNVKLEQRPGMLDLYQKRVKDFLSIFEEEDYGAILVTGNHDHVPTLLEEPHSASVQVWTGPGRFSLGQFSFSAGHTYEDVSGEPAQYNLYGHNLEHTSGCTGEGRMYLNGLQSMYLIHIHTGEVTSIPYPPGTDSARLQRKRVSL